The Rhizobium rhizogenes sequence CGCCCCGCCCCTGCGCAGATGGTCCAGCACTTCAGCCAGCCCGCGCAGATAGATCGCGTCCTTGGAAAGACCGCCGCCGCGATAGATGCGCAGCACCATGTTGAAGGCCCCGGCCTCATCGAAACCGTGCTCGCGGGTCATGGTGCGGAAGGTCTCCACGAAAGTCGCCCCATCCAGCATGGCGGCGCAGCCGACGACACGGCCAGCGATCAACCGCAGACGCTCACGCGTCATGCCACCGGCCAGATATTCCGCCAGCACCGCCAGTCCCTCCTGCACGCCCTCATAACCGGAAAGGCCGGTGCGGAAGAGCCGCAGCCCCTGAAACGAGCCGTTGAAATAGGTGAGAAGATGCACGCCGATCTCATGCGACAGCAGCGCCTCGACACGACGCTGTTCCATGACGGTATGGCGGGAAATCAGAAGCTTCTCGCCCGTCACCATCAGGCCCGGCGGCAGGTCGTCGCGAATTTCGACGCGCGCCTTGAACTCCGGGTCTTCCGCAAGATAGGTCTCCACCATCTCCCGCGACTTCTTGGCGACGGCGTAACAATCCACCATGGCGATTTCGCCGCCCTCCTCCCTGCGCGGGCAATCCGCAAGTACGCGTAGCGCCAGCTGAAAGAGAGCCGGTTCGACCGCACCGTACAAGGCACGCGAAAAATCGGTGAAAGTGCGATGATGCAGGTTCGCGAGCATCGTCAGCTGCAGATCGATTTCCTGCTGTTTTTCCCGGTAGAGATGATAGAGTACGGGATCTTCCAGATGGTCGAAAACGACGGAATAGAGCTTGCGTTTCTGCTCCTCGACATCGACGCCGAGCGGCCGGTAAAGCAGGCGCGGCGCGAACTGGAAGCCGCCGTCGCGAAATTCCTCGAAGGCCCGGCGGGCGTTGATGGGCGTGACGGACAAAAGAAAATCGAAGGATGAGACAATGTCGTCGATCGACCGGTCGGCGCGTCTGACGGCATCGACAAAGGCCTTGCGGCCAAGCGCCCGGTGGCTGGTGACCTTCAGTGCATCCATACCGGAAGAGAAGGACGAGAAGGCCTGCAGACCCGCATCGAAAAGATCGGCGATCATCGTCTCGCGCAGGCCGGGATAATCGGCACCGGATTCCGGCTGGCGATAGATCGGCGCAAAACGCACGCTGATGCAGGGGAAATCCAGACCGGTATTCTGAAACCTGAGGATCGGATCGGATTCCGGCTCCGGCCGGGTGATGCGCGGCGTGCGAAAGCGCACTTCGGCATCGCAGACCGCCTTGATGAAGATCCGCTGTGCTTTCTGCGTTTCCGGCTCCGAGGTCGCCGAAACGGAAACCTCATAATGTGGAAGGAAAGGCGAGTCGTCCGCCAGCAGGATATCGTGTTCCAGCTCGCCGATATCGAGAACGATGAAGGCGCCGAAACGCTGCCGCATGGCGGCGCCAACCGCCTCGATCAGCGGTGCGGCCTCCTGAATGGTGGAAGCGATGAGATAGGAGGCATGGGCAGCGGCGATATCACGCGCGGCGAGATCTTTCATGCCGCCGGTCAGATGCAGACAGAGGAACGGCAATGGCCGGTCGATATGCAGCCGGCCATCCTTTCCGAGATCACGGCGGATCGCCTTGCCCGACGCCAGGCAGGACACGACATCATCCACCAGATCGGCAAGGGGGGCAGGTGCGCTGCGAGCGGAGGAAACGCTCATCGCCGCGACCTCAGGCATTCTTCGAGAACCGGCTGTAGGGCTGCGATCGTATCGCCGATATCCGCGATCACCCGCGTATCCGGCTTTCCCGTCCATTCGTCCATGAAGAATTTCTTGAACTCAATCGCAATGGCGCAGCCGTTTTCGGCAAAACGCTCATGGATGAAACGGGTCTGCTCGCCCTTGCCCTGAAAGGCGACATTCTCTCGAACATCGAGGCGGCGTCCGCCGATGGTCGCCGAGGCGAAATGGCGCCCGACCGCGCTCACAATATCGCCCCAGCGGCTGCGATCCATGGAAAAGGTGCCGATATTGATGTCGGGCGCCTCGGCCTGTGCCGTCGGCGGCGCGGCAGCGCCCTGCCGGCGATGATTGTAGCTGTGCACATCCAGCACCACGAAAGCGCCGTGCCGCCGCTCGACAGCTGAAAGAACCGCTTCAAGCATCGCGTAATAATCCGCATGAAAATCAAGCGATTGCCGGACCGCCTCTCGCGATGGCTCCTCCTTCCAGACCTCGAGCCCCCAGGATTGTTCCGGCTTCAGATAGATCGCCTGATCGGCGGCACGGTTGAGATCGATTTCGAAACGGGAATGGTGAACGACGAGACGGTTCGTCAGCCCCGCGATCATCTGTCCGGTAAAGGGGTCTTCCTCCCGCAGCCGTTCGTCGGCGGACAGAGCCATGCGGCCGGCTATGTCGGGGCGGATGAAGTGGCCGTCGTGAATGGCCGTTCCGACAACGGGCGAATGGCCGAAGTCGATCGACCAGAAACCCCTGTGTTCATCGTTGCCTGTGTATTCACCGCCGCTCTGTCTGGCTGTCATGCCGCCTCCCCTGCATCAGGGGTAAGCCGCCCCTGCATCGCGGATAAAACAGCGCGACTTGCCCGTTTGTTCCGGTAAAAATTGCGCGCTATTCATTTGCGCCCGGCGATGACACCCCTTGAAAAACGGCGGAACCACACCGGAAAGCTGACGTCGTTCTGGGAGGAGCGCCGTGTCAAACGGAAGCGATGGCGCTGAAGGACATCGGGATTTTTCCGTTTTCTCTGGGTGGCTCCGGCAAACGGACGCGCGCCAGGACCTCGGTCAATGCCGCCGCCCGGAAAAAGGCGGCGTGAGGCCATTCAGGACAAGCAAAAGAAAAACCGGAATGGTCACCCATTCCGGTTTTTATTGTCTTGAAGCCGGTGAAAATTACGGCAGCGTGTAGGCGATCACGTAATCGCCCGGCTTGGTTCCGACCGAACCGTGGCCACCCGCAACCATAACGACATATTGCTTGCCGTTATCCAGCGCGTAGGTCATGGGGGTGGCCTGTCCGCCGGCCGGCAGACGCGCTTCCCACAGCTGCTTGCCCGTGGTGAGGTCATAGGCGCGCAGGTAGTTGTCGACGGCAGCGCCGAGGAAAGCCACGCCGCCCTTGGTGATCATCGGACCGCCAATGCCCGGCACGCCAACCTTGAAGGGCAGCGGCAGCGGTGTCATGTCATAGACCGTGCCGTTCTTGTGCTTGTAGGCGATATCGCCGGTGCGCAGATCGGCACCCGCGACATAACCCCATGGCGGCGCCTGGCAGGGGATCTGCAGCGGACCGAGGAACGGCCCCATGAAGACGCCATAGGGCGCGCCATCATTGCGGTTCAAGCCTTGCTCGCTGCCTTTCTCATCCTGCCCCTTCGGCGGGATCTGATCGCGCGGAACGAGCCTGGAGGTGAAGGCAAGATATGTCGGCATGCCGAACATGACCTGCCGTTCCGGATCCACCGCCACGCTGCCCCAGTTGAACGTGCCGAAATTGCCCGGATAGATGATCGAGCCAT is a genomic window containing:
- a CDS encoding N-formylglutamate amidohydrolase, which produces MTARQSGGEYTGNDEHRGFWSIDFGHSPVVGTAIHDGHFIRPDIAGRMALSADERLREEDPFTGQMIAGLTNRLVVHHSRFEIDLNRAADQAIYLKPEQSWGLEVWKEEPSREAVRQSLDFHADYYAMLEAVLSAVERRHGAFVVLDVHSYNHRRQGAAAPPTAQAEAPDINIGTFSMDRSRWGDIVSAVGRHFASATIGGRRLDVRENVAFQGKGEQTRFIHERFAENGCAIAIEFKKFFMDEWTGKPDTRVIADIGDTIAALQPVLEECLRSRR
- a CDS encoding flavohemoglobin expression-modulating QEGLA motif protein, with amino-acid sequence MSVSSARSAPAPLADLVDDVVSCLASGKAIRRDLGKDGRLHIDRPLPFLCLHLTGGMKDLAARDIAAAHASYLIASTIQEAAPLIEAVGAAMRQRFGAFIVLDIGELEHDILLADDSPFLPHYEVSVSATSEPETQKAQRIFIKAVCDAEVRFRTPRITRPEPESDPILRFQNTGLDFPCISVRFAPIYRQPESGADYPGLRETMIADLFDAGLQAFSSFSSGMDALKVTSHRALGRKAFVDAVRRADRSIDDIVSSFDFLLSVTPINARRAFEEFRDGGFQFAPRLLYRPLGVDVEEQKRKLYSVVFDHLEDPVLYHLYREKQQEIDLQLTMLANLHHRTFTDFSRALYGAVEPALFQLALRVLADCPRREEGGEIAMVDCYAVAKKSREMVETYLAEDPEFKARVEIRDDLPPGLMVTGEKLLISRHTVMEQRRVEALLSHEIGVHLLTYFNGSFQGLRLFRTGLSGYEGVQEGLAVLAEYLAGGMTRERLRLIAGRVVGCAAMLDGATFVETFRTMTREHGFDEAGAFNMVLRIYRGGGLSKDAIYLRGLAEVLDHLRRGGALDPFWMGKIAAAHFPVMQELALRGLLRPPGVRPAFLLPAKANERLEKIRAGLSIAELATL